Proteins from a single region of Amycolatopsis sp. CA-230715:
- the rsmH gene encoding 16S rRNA (cytosine(1402)-N(4))-methyltransferase RsmH produces MTDDATHVPVLLDRILALFEPALAGKSAVLVDATVGLGGHADALLSAHPDLRLIALDRDPNALERSARRLARHGDRVDFVHAVYDELPGVLDRFGLSHVDGVLFDLGVSSMQLDLAERGFAYAKDAPLDMRMDPTTGQTAADVLNTYPVGDLARILRDYGEEKFAFKIAKAVVADRGDEPFDRSARLVELLYRVVPAASRRTGGHPAKRTFQALRIEVNGELDVLRRAIPAALGALAVGGRIVVESYQSLEDRVVKQAIAELAKSRTPPGLPVELPGHGPQVKLLTRGAEKAAPEEVEHNPRAASVRLRGAERIGVAP; encoded by the coding sequence GTGACCGACGACGCGACGCACGTGCCGGTCCTGCTCGACCGCATCCTCGCGCTCTTCGAACCGGCGCTGGCCGGGAAATCCGCGGTGCTCGTCGACGCGACCGTCGGGCTCGGCGGGCACGCGGACGCCTTGCTGAGCGCGCATCCGGACCTCCGGCTCATCGCGCTCGACCGCGACCCTAACGCGCTGGAGCGCTCGGCGCGGCGGCTCGCGCGTCACGGCGACCGCGTCGACTTCGTGCACGCCGTCTACGACGAGCTGCCCGGGGTGCTCGACCGGTTTGGACTGTCGCATGTGGACGGAGTGCTGTTCGACCTCGGGGTGTCCTCGATGCAGCTCGACCTCGCCGAGCGCGGGTTCGCCTACGCGAAGGACGCGCCGCTGGACATGCGGATGGACCCGACCACCGGGCAGACCGCGGCCGACGTGCTGAACACCTACCCGGTCGGCGACCTGGCCAGGATCCTGCGCGACTACGGCGAGGAGAAGTTCGCCTTCAAGATCGCGAAGGCCGTGGTGGCCGACCGCGGCGACGAACCGTTCGACCGCAGCGCACGGCTCGTCGAACTGCTCTACCGCGTGGTGCCCGCCGCGAGCAGGCGCACCGGGGGCCACCCGGCGAAGCGCACGTTCCAGGCGCTGCGCATCGAGGTCAACGGCGAGCTGGACGTGCTGCGGCGGGCGATCCCGGCCGCGCTCGGCGCGCTGGCCGTCGGCGGCCGCATCGTCGTGGAGTCCTACCAGTCGCTGGAAGACCGCGTGGTGAAGCAGGCCATCGCGGAGCTGGCGAAATCCCGTACCCCGCCGGGGCTTCCGGTGGAACTGCCCGGCCACGGGCCCCAGGTGAAGCTGCTGACCCGCGGCGCGGAGAAGGCGGCACCGGAAGAAGTCGAGCACAATCCCCGCGCGGCGTCGGTGCGCCTGCGCGGGGCGGAGCGGATCGGAGTGGCGCCATGA
- the mraZ gene encoding division/cell wall cluster transcriptional repressor MraZ — MFLGTHTPKLDDKGRLTLPAKFRDALAGGLMVTKGQDHCLYVFPRAEFEQMARKVAEAPFTNEAVRAYQRYLFAGTDEQRPDGQGRVAIASELRRYAGLNKDCVVIGAITRLEIWDAQAWQGYLDEHEDSYAKAQEEVLPGVF; from the coding sequence ATGTTCCTCGGCACCCACACCCCGAAGCTGGACGACAAAGGGCGGTTGACGCTGCCCGCGAAGTTCCGCGACGCGCTGGCAGGTGGACTCATGGTCACCAAGGGGCAGGACCACTGCCTCTACGTCTTCCCGCGCGCCGAGTTCGAGCAGATGGCACGCAAGGTCGCCGAAGCCCCGTTCACCAACGAGGCGGTGCGCGCCTACCAGCGCTACCTGTTCGCCGGGACCGACGAGCAGCGTCCGGACGGCCAGGGGCGCGTGGCCATCGCGTCCGAGCTCCGGCGCTACGCCGGGCTCAACAAGGACTGCGTGGTGATCGGCGCGATCACCAGGCTGGAGATCTGGGACGCCCAGGCGTGGCAGGGCTACCTGGACGAGCACGAAGACAGTTACGCGAAGGCTCAGGAAGAGGTGCTGCCGGGCGTGTTCTAG
- a CDS encoding ESX secretion-associated protein EspG, translating into MIRVSASAFDILWHDLGLGAVPEPLDVHSVGYTGDERAEIRREVYGNLAERGLYDGRDLDRGVVERLEVLARGTVSVECEALFDAEDEVPFRAVASGDGRRATLAAQPSRTIGLSEIRPTELATAIVELLPGFEPGPGFGVSLPASVLEGRVADPVFAGGGGRSEARDRQLSEVLAIQARPVLGAGQFSVRVRTGRDAAKRVGGVSWFVTDVGAYLGSVEERRGGQAWMSVVPADGARVAGKIADLLDEA; encoded by the coding sequence ATGATCAGGGTGTCGGCTTCGGCCTTCGACATCCTGTGGCACGACCTCGGGCTCGGCGCGGTACCCGAGCCGCTCGACGTGCACAGCGTCGGGTACACCGGCGACGAGCGGGCCGAGATCCGGCGGGAGGTGTACGGCAACCTCGCCGAACGCGGGCTGTACGACGGGCGCGATCTCGACCGCGGGGTCGTGGAACGGCTGGAGGTGCTGGCCCGCGGGACCGTGTCCGTCGAATGCGAAGCGCTCTTCGACGCCGAGGACGAGGTCCCGTTCCGCGCGGTCGCGTCCGGTGACGGCAGGCGCGCGACACTGGCGGCGCAGCCGAGCCGGACGATCGGGCTGTCCGAGATCAGGCCGACCGAGCTGGCCACCGCGATCGTGGAGCTCCTCCCCGGGTTCGAGCCGGGTCCCGGCTTCGGGGTCAGCCTGCCCGCCTCGGTGCTCGAAGGCCGGGTCGCCGACCCGGTGTTCGCCGGGGGTGGCGGCCGGTCCGAGGCGCGGGACCGGCAGCTCAGCGAGGTGCTCGCGATCCAGGCGCGCCCGGTGCTCGGCGCGGGCCAGTTCTCGGTGCGCGTGCGGACCGGCCGTGACGCGGCGAAGCGTGTCGGCGGTGTCAGCTGGTTCGTCACGGACGTCGGCGCGTACCTCGGCTCGGTGGAGGAACGGCGCGGCGGCCAGGCGTGGATGAGCGTGGTGCCCGCCGACGGCGCGCGGGTCGCGGGCAAGATCGCGGACCTCCTCGACGAGGCCTGA
- a CDS encoding PE-PGRS family protein, with translation MDFEPSNPAMPASNRRYDAYSHEALVAEVAEGNDPEAAGGLAGQWAGLGDRLRDARDQLTAIANASDEHWHGTAGEALRASLRSAAAWSDEASGVTAEVAGSVGRQAEVAARARADMPDPVGYDPASMISGAMRSGDLLAIAGLSDALEERRAAAAAAKAKAVDVVTTRDTGLYAAVPGAAFTPPSGPSAG, from the coding sequence ATGGATTTCGAGCCGTCGAACCCGGCCATGCCCGCCTCGAACCGGCGTTATGACGCCTACTCCCACGAAGCGCTCGTCGCGGAAGTGGCCGAGGGCAACGATCCCGAGGCCGCGGGCGGGCTGGCGGGGCAGTGGGCCGGGCTCGGCGACCGGCTCCGCGACGCGCGCGATCAGCTGACCGCGATCGCGAACGCCAGCGACGAGCACTGGCACGGCACGGCGGGCGAGGCGTTGCGCGCGAGCCTGCGGTCCGCGGCGGCGTGGTCCGACGAGGCGAGCGGCGTGACGGCGGAGGTGGCGGGGTCGGTCGGGCGGCAGGCAGAGGTCGCCGCCCGCGCCAGGGCGGACATGCCCGATCCCGTCGGCTACGACCCGGCGTCGATGATCTCCGGCGCGATGCGCAGCGGGGACCTGCTCGCGATCGCCGGGCTGTCCGACGCGCTGGAGGAGCGCAGAGCCGCGGCGGCGGCCGCGAAGGCGAAGGCGGTCGACGTCGTCACGACGCGGGACACCGGGCTGTACGCGGCGGTGCCCGGCGCGGCCTTCACCCCGCCGTCGGGGCCGAGCGCCGGATGA
- a CDS encoding DUF3558 family protein: MAERMRIPVHLARASIALATLALLAGCGQARTAEPVPPAAPVKTTAPPSSSDAPAGLGSLDPCGLLSSADRSSAGLSVLGKPKAIGQAKGCDWTEPGTFGVTITVDAEHAPTELAANGTEKGTRRKTKAGDRTAYEVADRGAANGVCAVLVTAGKGGSASVDVSNATFRDTDLACERAKTVAGLIAPKLP, translated from the coding sequence GTGGCTGAGCGCATGCGGATTCCCGTGCATCTCGCGCGAGCCTCGATCGCACTCGCCACGCTGGCGCTGCTCGCCGGGTGCGGGCAGGCAAGGACCGCGGAACCGGTGCCGCCCGCCGCGCCGGTCAAGACCACCGCGCCGCCTTCTTCTTCCGACGCGCCCGCCGGTCTCGGGTCGCTCGATCCGTGCGGCCTGCTGTCCTCGGCGGACCGGTCGTCCGCGGGGCTGTCCGTGCTCGGCAAGCCGAAGGCGATCGGGCAGGCGAAGGGCTGCGACTGGACCGAGCCCGGCACGTTCGGCGTGACCATCACGGTGGACGCGGAGCACGCGCCCACCGAGTTGGCTGCCAACGGCACGGAGAAGGGCACCCGCCGCAAGACCAAGGCGGGGGACCGGACCGCCTACGAGGTCGCCGACCGCGGCGCCGCGAACGGCGTCTGCGCGGTGCTGGTGACCGCGGGCAAGGGCGGCAGCGCCTCCGTCGACGTCAGCAACGCCACCTTCCGCGACACCGACCTGGCCTGCGAGCGCGCGAAGACGGTCGCCGGTCTCATCGCCCCGAAACTGCCGTGA
- a CDS encoding AAA family ATPase codes for MTSRTQSATAGDHTGEQATGQAPYHQSGSPVAEHGAHGHSASLEELHDTARRIAANVERVLVGKPEVVRTALVTLLAEGHLLVEDVPGVGKTSLAKALARSIDCTVSRIQFTPDMLPSDVTGVSIYNRQTGSFEFRPGPVFANIVVGDEINRASPKTQSALLECMEEHQVTVDTNTYHLDEPFMVIATQNPIEMEGTYALPEAQRDRFTARVSIGYPDPQAEVAMVDEHAGHNPLDDLQPVSDADTVHRLILAVRGIHMAPEIRKYAVDLVGATRGVPELRLGASPRATLQLVRSARAQAALSGREFVVPDDLHAVAVPVLAHRLVLTTEAHAARRSATDVVRAVLHRVPVPQGAQANGQGRR; via the coding sequence GTGACGTCCAGAACACAGTCTGCTACGGCCGGCGACCACACCGGCGAGCAGGCGACCGGGCAGGCGCCGTACCACCAGTCCGGCTCGCCCGTCGCAGAACACGGCGCGCACGGTCACTCGGCGAGCCTCGAAGAGCTGCACGACACCGCCCGCAGAATCGCCGCGAACGTGGAACGCGTGCTGGTCGGCAAGCCCGAGGTGGTGCGCACCGCGCTGGTGACGCTGCTCGCCGAGGGGCACCTGCTGGTCGAGGACGTCCCCGGGGTCGGGAAGACCTCGCTGGCGAAGGCGCTCGCCAGGTCGATCGACTGCACGGTGAGCCGCATCCAGTTCACCCCCGACATGCTCCCGAGCGACGTCACCGGCGTGTCCATCTACAACCGGCAGACCGGGTCGTTCGAGTTCCGGCCCGGCCCGGTGTTCGCGAACATCGTGGTGGGCGACGAGATCAACCGCGCGTCGCCGAAGACCCAGTCCGCGCTGCTCGAGTGCATGGAAGAGCACCAGGTCACGGTCGACACGAACACCTACCACCTCGACGAGCCGTTCATGGTGATCGCCACCCAGAACCCGATCGAGATGGAGGGCACCTACGCGCTCCCGGAGGCGCAGCGCGACCGGTTCACCGCGCGCGTCTCGATCGGCTACCCGGACCCGCAGGCCGAGGTGGCCATGGTCGACGAGCACGCCGGGCACAACCCGCTCGACGACCTGCAGCCGGTGTCCGACGCGGACACGGTGCACCGCCTGATCCTCGCGGTGCGCGGCATCCACATGGCGCCGGAGATCCGCAAGTACGCCGTCGACCTGGTCGGCGCGACGCGCGGCGTGCCGGAACTGCGGCTCGGCGCGTCCCCGCGCGCCACGCTGCAGCTCGTGCGCTCCGCCCGCGCGCAGGCCGCGCTGTCCGGTCGCGAGTTCGTGGTGCCGGACGACCTGCACGCGGTGGCGGTACCGGTGCTCGCGCACCGGCTGGTGCTCACCACCGAGGCGCACGCGGCCCGCCGCTCGGCCACCGACGTGGTGCGCGCCGTGCTGCACCGCGTCCCGGTGCCCCAGGGCGCGCAGGCAAACGGGCAGGGCCGCCGGTAA
- a CDS encoding DUF58 domain-containing protein: protein MLRSLSGLTTRGRCLLAAGVAAAVCAVVLNERDLLRVAVFVIALPLLVALFIAASRVRIAAARKMLPDRVPVGTPGEVELDLWRTGTLPAGEVLLEDGVPYALGSRPRFVVERLPHNRAVGLRYPVQPVLRGIHQIGPLRATITDPFGLCEFERELIGHSRLIVTPRVVGLWGLPTGAGIGAGDDGSIRLHAGQGDADVIVRQYRQGDDLRKVHWRSTARRDEIMVRVEERPWRGGTTVLLDHRATAHHGAGPTSSLEWAVSFAASVCVHLRRAGHRVRLVSEHGKPLADAPGEGGEHYDNIVLDALAALQPAHQRDVTAGQDPAGGQELIAILGTVSNEAVDELTRFRPRGIRSLAVMLDTPAWSGGVSAPDHRAAATDESAALLRAAGWGVVVAGPSTPMPQAWGELCRTTTGQGTLIGGAP, encoded by the coding sequence ATGCTGCGCTCGCTGTCCGGCCTCACCACCCGAGGCCGCTGCCTCCTCGCCGCGGGAGTGGCCGCGGCGGTCTGCGCGGTCGTGCTGAACGAACGCGACCTGTTGCGGGTCGCGGTGTTCGTGATCGCGCTGCCGCTGCTGGTGGCCCTGTTCATCGCGGCTTCGCGGGTCCGGATCGCGGCGGCGCGCAAGATGCTGCCCGACCGGGTCCCGGTCGGCACGCCCGGCGAGGTCGAGCTCGACCTGTGGCGCACCGGCACGCTTCCCGCGGGTGAGGTGCTCCTCGAGGACGGCGTGCCGTACGCGCTCGGGTCGCGGCCGCGGTTCGTCGTCGAGCGGCTCCCGCACAACCGCGCGGTGGGCCTGCGCTACCCGGTGCAGCCGGTGCTGCGCGGTATCCACCAGATCGGCCCGCTGCGCGCGACCATCACCGACCCGTTCGGGCTGTGCGAGTTCGAGCGCGAGCTCATCGGGCACTCCCGGCTGATCGTGACGCCGAGGGTCGTCGGCCTGTGGGGCCTGCCGACCGGGGCGGGCATCGGCGCCGGCGACGACGGCAGCATCCGCCTGCACGCCGGGCAGGGCGACGCCGACGTCATCGTCCGCCAGTACCGCCAGGGCGACGACCTGCGCAAGGTGCACTGGCGGTCGACCGCGCGGCGCGACGAGATCATGGTGCGCGTCGAAGAGCGCCCGTGGCGCGGCGGCACGACGGTCCTGCTCGACCACCGCGCCACCGCGCACCACGGCGCGGGCCCCACCTCGAGCCTGGAATGGGCGGTGTCCTTCGCCGCCAGCGTGTGCGTGCACCTGCGCCGCGCCGGGCACCGGGTCCGCCTGGTGTCCGAACACGGCAAACCGCTCGCCGACGCCCCCGGTGAAGGCGGCGAGCACTACGACAACATCGTGCTCGACGCGCTGGCCGCGCTGCAGCCCGCCCACCAGCGCGATGTCACGGCCGGGCAGGACCCGGCGGGAGGGCAGGAACTGATCGCCATCCTCGGCACGGTGAGCAACGAGGCCGTCGACGAGCTCACCCGGTTCCGCCCGCGCGGGATCCGCAGCCTGGCCGTCATGCTCGACACCCCGGCGTGGTCCGGCGGGGTCAGCGCGCCCGACCACCGGGCCGCGGCGACCGACGAGTCCGCCGCGCTGCTGCGCGCCGCGGGCTGGGGGGTCGTGGTGGCGGGCCCGTCGACGCCGATGCCGCAGGCGTGGGGCGAACTCTGCCGCACCACGACCGGGCAGGGCACGCTGATCGGCGGCGCGCCGTGA